A single region of the Sciurus carolinensis chromosome 16, mSciCar1.2, whole genome shotgun sequence genome encodes:
- the Il11 gene encoding interleukin-11 isoform X1, with the protein MNCVCHLVLVVLSLRLDRVVAPGPPPGPPRVPPDPRADLDSAVLLTRSLLADTRQLAAQLRDKFPAEGDHNLDSLPTLAMSAGALGALQLPGVLTRLRADLLSYLRHVQWLRRAGGPSLKTLEPELGALQARLDRLLRRLQLLMSRLALPQTAPDPPAPPLAPPASAWGGIRAAHAILGGLHLTLDWAVRGLLLLKTRL; encoded by the exons ATGAACT GTGTTTGCCACCTGGTCCTGGTGGTGCTGAGCCTCCGGTTAGATAGAGTCGTTGCCCCCGGGCCACCTCCTGGCCCCCCTCGAGTTCCCCCAGACCCTCGGGCAGACCTGGACAGTGCGGTGCTCCTGACGCGCTCCCTCCTGGCGGACACTCGGCAGCTGGCTGCACAGCTG AGAGACAAATTCCCTGCAGAAGGAGACCACAACCTGGATTCCCTGCCCACCTTGGCCATGAGTGCAGGGGCACTTGGAGCCTTGCAG ctgccaggtGTGCTGACTAGGCTTAGAGCTGACCTGCTCTCATACTTGCGGCATGTGCAGTGGCTGCGCAGGGCTGGTGGCCCTTCCCTGAAGACCCTGGAGCCCGAGCTGGGTGCTCTGCAGGCTCGGCTGGACCGGCTCCTGCGAAGGCTGCAGCTCCTG ATGTCCCGCCTGGCCCTGCCCCAGACAGCCCCAGACCCACCAGCGCCTCCCCTAgccccacctgcctcagcctggggagGCATCAGGGCCGCCCATGCCATCCTGGGGGGATTGCACCTGACCCTGGACTGGGCCGTGcgggggctgctgctgctgaagaCTCGGCTCTGA
- the Il11 gene encoding interleukin-11 isoform X2 has protein sequence MSAGALGALQLPGVLTRLRADLLSYLRHVQWLRRAGGPSLKTLEPELGALQARLDRLLRRLQLLMSRLALPQTAPDPPAPPLAPPASAWGGIRAAHAILGGLHLTLDWAVRGLLLLKTRL, from the exons ATGAGTGCAGGGGCACTTGGAGCCTTGCAG ctgccaggtGTGCTGACTAGGCTTAGAGCTGACCTGCTCTCATACTTGCGGCATGTGCAGTGGCTGCGCAGGGCTGGTGGCCCTTCCCTGAAGACCCTGGAGCCCGAGCTGGGTGCTCTGCAGGCTCGGCTGGACCGGCTCCTGCGAAGGCTGCAGCTCCTG ATGTCCCGCCTGGCCCTGCCCCAGACAGCCCCAGACCCACCAGCGCCTCCCCTAgccccacctgcctcagcctggggagGCATCAGGGCCGCCCATGCCATCCTGGGGGGATTGCACCTGACCCTGGACTGGGCCGTGcgggggctgctgctgctgaagaCTCGGCTCTGA
- the Tmem190 gene encoding transmembrane protein 190, producing the protein MSSRLDQPHAWLKVPERRPDGNGIQGFFYPWSCEGDVWDRESCGGQAAIENPNLCLRLRCCYRDGVCYHQRPDESMRRKHMWALGWTCGGLLFLIAGICLFWWAKRRDMLHLPPFLKGKCGDLSRTVSLLSKDRGSTEKKSSAGSMQTPAEGGETEGEGEATEGGEETEEGGD; encoded by the exons ATGTCTTCAAGGCTGGACCAGCCCCATGCCTGGCTGAAGGTTCCAGAGAGAAGGCCAG atgggaatggaatccagggaTTCTTCTATCCATGGA GCTGTGAGGGAGATGTGTGGGATAGGGAGAGCTGTGGGGGTCAGGCAGCCATCGAGAACCCCAACCTCTGTCTGCGCCTGCGATGCTGCTACCGAGATGGTGTCTGCTACCACCAGCGTCCTGATG AGAGCATGCGCAGGAAGCACATGTGGGCACTGGGCTGGACCTGTGGTGGCCTGCTCTTCCTGATCGCTGGCATCTGCCTGTTCTG GTGGGCCAAGCGCCGGGACATGCTGCACCTCCCACCGTTCCTGAAGGGCAAATGCGGCGACCTGTCGAGGACAGTCTCGCTGCTGTCCAAGGACCGCGGGTCAACGGAGAAGAAGTCGTCCGCAGGCAGCATGCAAACCCCGGCGGAAGGGGGGGAAACCGAAGGGGAAGGGGAGGCGACGGAAGGGGGCGAGGAAACAGAGGAGGGGGGAGACTAG